A segment of the Neochlamydia sp. S13 genome:
GCCTGCAGAAATAAGCCAATTGTCTCAGCTGAAAACGCTTAAATTAAATCAAAACCAGCTCACCAGCCTGCCTGCAGAAATCGGGCAGCTGTCTCAGCTTACAAAGCTTGAATTAGCGGAAAATCCTTTGAAAGATATTGTAGAAAAAATAAGGCAGCGTTTTCGCTTGTAGGATGGCCATAAGTACTTTTTAAATGGGGGTGAGCTAAAATGAAGTAAAATCTTTTAGCCATCTTATCTTTAAACAAGTAATCCGCTTTCCTTCCCGCAACTAAGTAAGCTTGAACTGACCTACACATTTATAATGACAAGAAGTTTTTCTCTTTTTCTGCAGGGTGTTATGGCTGGGAGAACAACTTTCCTTGACAGGAAGAAGCTAGGTGTATTGTATTCCATCATTCGTTAGAAGAATTAAAACAAGGCGCCAAAAAGAGCCGTTTTTCTCAAATAAGGCAAAGAATCAATCTCCTTCTTTTAACCAAACCAAAATTGCCGCTCACCTGATCCCCAAAACCTGTGGCTGCTCCTGAATGCTTGGAAGGTCTCTGCCCTTTCCTTGAATCTATCTGAAAAAAAAGCGAGGTAGATTATCTGTGAGTTTTTTTTCATTGATAAGGATACGAATTCGGTTGACTTGCTTTTTTTAATTTTTATATTCTGTCTTTAAAAAATAAAAATGCTGAAAAGTCATCGCTACCCAAGGAAATAAAATGCATCCCATCTCTCCAGCATCTATTGAAAGCTTGCCCAATGAATTGCTGCTCCCTATCTTAGAGGCTTGTGCAGTTCCTTCCTTATTTAGCGTCTGTAAAAGATGGCATCATCTGCTGGCTACTGAAGTCATGCCCCCTCTTTATAGACAAATAGATAAAGTGCATGTTCCTGAAGGAAATGTTAAGGAGCAGGCTCTTATTGTAGATAAGATTTATAAGCTAGAAGAAAAGCTTTCTGAAACAGCAAAGGTAAATGCAATCTTTAAGCAAATCTTTACTTTAGCCAAGTCTTTTTCTCCTTTGGAATTTAAATGGAAAACAGAAGAAAAAAGAGGCTTAACGCTGGCTAATTACTCTTCTTATCTCTTAAATATTAATCGCCTTTTATTTTGGAAAAAACTTCCTGGTGGGGAAGAATACTTGAGCCGAGAAGAAATTAAGCACTTGCCTCTAGAAAAAAAAGGAGAGCTATT
Coding sequences within it:
- a CDS encoding leucine-rich repeat domain-containing protein, which encodes MSQLQWLYLNQNQLTSLPAEISQLSQLKTLKLNQNQLTSLPAEIGQLSQLTKLELAENPLKDIVEKIRQRFRL